The following is a genomic window from Oscarella lobularis chromosome 2, ooOscLobu1.1, whole genome shotgun sequence.
TCACGTAAAGATCAATGTACAAGTTTTTTGCACCTACATGATAGACAACGAGATGGAGTTCCTCCATAGCACTGTCACAATTGACATAGATCTTTGGTGTTTTGATTGGTTTCGTGGGATCTTTCAAGTCCTTTGGACCAGTCAGAAACCTTTAGTCAAATCGTCATTGGTGTAAACAGTCGCTgccaaaaattaattaagctacCATCCAGGATGTGCTGATTGATCTCTGGCAGGTGGCGATCTTCCTGTTCCTGGAAGAGGCATGCCCGTCTAAGAAACAGAGAAAGGttgcctaattaattaaaaaacaaaCCCCTTTTGCGGAATTACTTCGGAGTCGAGTTGACTTGGTAGTAAACTCGTTGTCAGATATTTATAAACGACGCGCATGTCTTCTTGCTCTAAACCACTCCTGGAAGAAAAGAACTATATGCAATCGGCTATTTCCGAGTCTCGGTGTATATACCAAACAATTTGATCTGTGTGCAAAAATGCCGTGTATTTGATCTGAGCAAACGTTTGTTCCGTCTGATTGACAAAGGACTGTATTCGAAGAAAAGTGTGCTTGTCCAACGGCAAAAACGAAATTCCTAAGCATCCATGCGtcagaataaaaaaagaatctaAATATCCAACCTGCGTAAACGTCCAAGAGGTCCAGATGATTCCATTTCAATGCGGGAATATACTGCAAAATGAGAAAAGAACACCATAAGCCGAAAATCCAAAACTATGAAACCCTCTACCTTAGCAAAGAAACTATGAAGTCGTTTCACAAGTCCGACTTTTCCGTCGGAGGAAACGATGGCAGCAAACGTGCTGTGGAAgagctaaaaagaaaattggacgtcagaagagaaaggacACGCGTCTCACTCTAAACATCTTGTAGGAGAGTTTCAATACAGCGCTGTAAACAGAATCCTAAAAAGGTCAAAATCACACTTCTACTCCAGCAATAGAGGAAGGTATTACTTGCACGTCATCTTCCCTATATTCGACCACTGTCTTATCATCTTTAGTTCTTCTTTCGAATGCAGGCAACGAAACGGTCTAGCGCATACAGTACattgggtttttttttttggcCCTTCTTCTCCTACCATGATCATCCAGTAGTCCGGCTCCGGTTGAAAAAAGAGCTGCCGCTTCCTCTGTGTGTGCACCGAATCACACGGCCGATCGGGTGAAAACGTTCTGCAAAGGCGCTTTGCACAGAATCCTCACACACCGAGGGGAGATCATGGTACTCGGTAAATTTGACCATTGCCTCGCTGAGTCCTACGTTGCGGATTTTCGTGTCtaacgaaacgtcgtcgggcATATAGAACAAGATCTTCTCGTGTTCCTGCGGGTCGTGGATGAGATCGGACGGCAGTGAAATGGACTCGTGCAAGCTCTCACCTGCCCCTCTCTTGGACCAAACGTCGAGTTgtaaatgaaaaagttcAAAAGCGTCGGATAGCGCCTCGAACTTGTTCTTGCAGGCAGAGAAAGCGTTAGAGAAGGCGGTTTGGCCGCCATATTGAATCTGAAGCGCGCTAAAAGCTTAAACTCTCAAGAGGCAGGCCCAAAGAACGGCTCAAGGGCCGCCTACTACAACTTGAAGTATTTTGGAATTGACTCGACTATACACGATAATccccaattaattaaaaatttgtccttg
Proteins encoded in this region:
- the LOC136183577 gene encoding vacuolar fusion protein CCZ1 homolog, producing MAAKPPSLTLSLPARTSSRRYPTLLNFFIYNSTFGPREGQEHEKILFYMPDDVSLDTKIRNVGLSEAMVKFTETFSPDRPCDSVHTQRKRQLFFQPEPDYWMIMTVSLPAFERRTKDDKTVVEYREDDVQDSVYSAVLKLSYKMFRLFHSTFAAIVSSDGKVGLVKRLHSFFAKYIPALKWNHLDLLDVYAGISFLPLDKHTFLRIQSFVNQTEQTFAQIKYTAFLHTDQIVWSGLEQEDMRVVYKYLTTSLLPSQLDSETGMPLPGTGRSPPARDQSAHPGWFLTGPKDLKDPTKPIKTPKIYVNCDSAMEELHLVVYHALGTTVCFMVSADVAVTHDFYKALDSFVGPQLGTLSRTVQEQVNKRVPSTSEPQYKFIYFNHMNLAQKSTIHTKKPPHVTIQGEIMKLLCDIDADFAKAGEDGETIMKTTGDCWVVGKRSDQREFFVVLPQKNANLIEINEEVKRMCTLNFNNIFFLD